A single window of Flagellimonas maritima DNA harbors:
- a CDS encoding PaaI family thioesterase, whose translation MNEHKEKILSVCNGICKGTLMETLDISYVDVGDNFLVARMPVTPKVHQPDGVLHGGASVALAESVGSAASYIFLDGQEFYVRGIEIAANHVKGIREGYVYAKASIIHKGRTTQLWEIKVTNEKGDLISNCKLTTIALPKK comes from the coding sequence ATGAATGAACATAAAGAGAAAATTCTATCCGTATGCAATGGTATCTGCAAAGGGACTTTGATGGAAACCCTGGATATTAGTTATGTAGACGTAGGGGACAACTTTTTGGTGGCAAGAATGCCAGTTACCCCAAAAGTGCATCAACCTGATGGTGTGTTACATGGCGGCGCATCCGTTGCTTTGGCGGAGAGTGTTGGTAGTGCAGCTTCTTATATTTTTCTGGATGGACAGGAGTTTTATGTTAGGGGAATAGAGATTGCTGCAAATCATGTTAAGGGTATACGTGAAGGATATGTTTATGCCAAAGCTTCAATCATTCACAAAGGAAGAACAACGCAACTGTGGGAAATAAAAGTTACAAATGAAAAGGGTGATTTAATTTCCAACTGTAAATTGACTACAATTGCCTTACCAAAAAAATAA